From a region of the Methanolobus tindarius DSM 2278 genome:
- a CDS encoding methanogenesis marker 16 metalloprotein: MGRSVAEIREKLENKEAVVMTAQEISELVDKGEDVSSMDVDVVTTATRAIMSGTYAVLSFPVNSPVCFKRASKVLLNGVPAHVGPCPNESLGIVDAIVFGTAHSVLKHNYGAGHLFRELVEGKEVNVSVVTNEEETIESQVKLVDMPFAKLYATRHAFKNYAAFVNGSDKPVNTIFHATQFSPDMHSATLSGCGEINPVQNDPKMETIGIGTRVLMNGAEGFVIGEGTRSSPAKPNLTGVADMHKMDAALMGGFKTSAGPECIASWAIAIPVTSQSVLDAALQTDSDIPMVVNDVDKRVMIGSSTYADAWKNTDRAINFNPDACLDCEVCKPIRDCPMEAIQRKDDRMMLNRYQCFNCGFCSTVCPGGVFTAELGTLHFELEGQHKDVPIVLRQSDRKRAEELAEKLKEKILSGEFKLNEMVERIYPQ, translated from the coding sequence TTGGGACGTTCAGTAGCTGAAATCAGGGAGAAATTAGAAAATAAAGAAGCTGTTGTAATGACAGCTCAGGAGATATCCGAACTTGTTGACAAAGGAGAAGACGTTTCCAGCATGGATGTGGACGTTGTTACAACCGCAACAAGAGCCATTATGAGCGGAACTTATGCTGTTCTGTCCTTCCCTGTAAATTCTCCAGTATGTTTCAAAAGAGCATCAAAAGTGCTTCTCAACGGCGTTCCTGCCCATGTTGGACCATGCCCGAATGAAAGTCTTGGAATCGTCGATGCAATAGTATTTGGAACTGCACATTCAGTCCTCAAACACAATTATGGTGCCGGTCATCTTTTCAGGGAACTTGTTGAAGGAAAGGAAGTCAATGTTTCTGTTGTAACAAATGAAGAAGAAACAATCGAAAGCCAGGTTAAACTGGTGGATATGCCTTTTGCCAAACTCTATGCCACAAGACATGCATTCAAGAATTATGCAGCTTTTGTAAATGGTTCCGATAAACCTGTGAACACTATTTTCCATGCAACCCAATTCAGCCCTGACATGCACAGTGCAACGCTTTCCGGTTGTGGAGAGATTAATCCGGTTCAGAATGACCCAAAGATGGAAACAATTGGAATTGGTACACGCGTACTCATGAACGGAGCCGAAGGCTTTGTTATCGGCGAAGGAACACGCAGCAGCCCTGCAAAACCAAATCTCACAGGCGTTGCCGATATGCACAAGATGGACGCAGCCCTAATGGGAGGATTCAAAACATCCGCCGGACCGGAGTGCATAGCATCATGGGCAATTGCTATACCAGTCACTAGCCAGTCTGTACTTGATGCTGCCCTGCAGACAGACAGTGACATTCCAATGGTTGTAAACGATGTCGATAAAAGAGTGATGATTGGTAGCAGTACCTACGCCGATGCATGGAAGAATACTGACCGTGCAATAAATTTCAACCCTGACGCATGCCTTGATTGTGAAGTCTGCAAACCTATCAGAGACTGTCCCATGGAAGCAATTCAGCGCAAAGACGACAGGATGATGCTGAACAGATACCAGTGCTTCAATTGCGGATTCTGCTCAACTGTCTGCCCGGGAGGAGTTTTCACTGCCGAACTTGGAACCCTGCACTTTGAACTGGAAGGACAACACAAGGATGTTCCTATTGTTCTGAGACAGTCAGACCGTAAAAGAGCGGAAGAACTGGCAGAAAAATTAAAAGAAAAGATATTGAGCGGAGAATTCAAGCTCAATGAGATGGTTGAGAGGATATATCCGCAATAA
- the comE gene encoding sulfopyruvate decarboxylase subunit beta: protein MKRIDTINEIAAKVKESGALLIGNIGIPCKEIHHVCDVPTNFYMLGSMGLASSIGLGLALARPDKKVVAIDGDGSILMNMGTLATIATQSPENYLLVIVDNGAYGSTGNQPTATSVVTNLAAVARGAGNRDVFEVSTPDELRNVLKSTDKGIIVAKAEPGNTDAPVIEMTPERIIERFMEKSSH from the coding sequence ATGAAACGCATAGATACTATCAATGAGATTGCGGCAAAAGTAAAGGAAAGCGGTGCTCTGCTCATAGGCAATATCGGAATCCCATGTAAAGAGATCCATCATGTGTGTGATGTTCCGACAAATTTCTACATGCTTGGTTCCATGGGACTTGCTTCTTCAATTGGTCTTGGACTTGCTCTTGCACGCCCTGACAAAAAGGTTGTTGCAATAGATGGCGATGGTTCCATTCTCATGAATATGGGAACCCTTGCAACCATAGCTACACAGAGTCCTGAAAATTACCTGCTGGTAATAGTTGATAACGGCGCTTACGGTTCAACAGGAAACCAGCCCACTGCTACTTCAGTTGTTACTAATCTTGCAGCAGTTGCAAGAGGTGCAGGAAACAGGGATGTTTTTGAAGTCTCTACTCCCGACGAACTCAGGAATGTGCTGAAAAGCACAGATAAAGGTATCATTGTTGCAAAAGCAGAGCCGGGAAATACGGATGCACCGGTAATTGAAATGACACCTGAAAGAATTATTGAGCGGTTTATGGAGAAATCAAGTCACTAA
- the comD gene encoding sulfopyruvate decarboxylase subunit alpha — MTVSPEVLTPSESVFKGIKDAGIDFIVSVPCANLKELIPMVDESPGILHLPVTREEEGVGICAGAYMGGKKTAMLMQNSGLGNSINALASLNQLYNIPLLMIMSHRGVEGEPIVAQVPMGELTSKLLDTMEIPYFMPEKDVDPADLIVRAWNTAAEQKTPVAVLLPIPFWRKQA, encoded by the coding sequence ATGACAGTTTCCCCAGAAGTTCTCACTCCATCTGAATCTGTATTCAAAGGCATAAAGGATGCAGGAATTGATTTTATTGTTAGTGTTCCCTGCGCCAATCTCAAGGAACTGATTCCAATGGTTGATGAATCTCCCGGAATTCTCCATCTTCCGGTAACCCGTGAGGAAGAAGGCGTGGGAATCTGTGCCGGAGCCTATATGGGTGGGAAAAAAACTGCAATGCTCATGCAGAATTCCGGACTTGGGAATTCAATCAATGCTCTTGCTTCACTGAATCAACTTTACAACATCCCGCTTTTGATGATAATGAGCCACAGGGGCGTTGAAGGTGAACCTATTGTAGCTCAGGTTCCAATGGGCGAACTCACTTCAAAGTTGCTTGATACAATGGAAATCCCATATTTCATGCCGGAGAAGGATGTTGACCCTGCAGACCTCATTGTTAGAGCATGGAACACAGCAGCAGAGCAGAAAACACCAGTTGCGGTACTTTTACCAATACCATTCTGGAGGAAGCAGGCATGA
- a CDS encoding (Fe-S)-binding protein produces the protein MSEIEKLLPGYNCGSCGFRQCRDFAAELAESKNAEDLNKCPFLARDNFRDNVDKILVLLGNEIPMAEKIVGIIDGLEADFTLAPLRDECSCREDIHPFDGSIEIEVGDILRYRPLGCPVTHFAKVIDKVPGIYTVHMVGPLHRLGNDDFKFKDVGLCMILAFDGKVAKGNIPKVGQTVRFVPEYCMMQKVHSGMVVGVEGKNVRIEAIDLKVW, from the coding sequence TTGAGTGAAATTGAAAAACTGCTTCCCGGTTACAACTGTGGAAGCTGTGGTTTCCGTCAGTGCAGGGATTTTGCAGCAGAACTAGCTGAGAGCAAAAATGCTGAAGATCTGAATAAATGTCCATTTCTAGCCCGTGACAATTTCAGGGACAATGTGGATAAGATCCTCGTCCTCCTTGGAAATGAGATTCCAATGGCCGAAAAGATAGTCGGAATTATCGATGGCCTGGAGGCAGATTTCACACTTGCACCTCTGCGGGATGAATGTTCATGCAGGGAAGATATCCACCCATTTGACGGTTCTATTGAAATAGAAGTTGGAGACATACTTCGTTACAGGCCACTGGGATGTCCTGTGACTCACTTTGCAAAAGTCATTGACAAAGTACCGGGAATATATACAGTTCACATGGTAGGGCCGCTTCACAGGCTTGGAAATGACGATTTCAAGTTCAAGGATGTTGGTCTATGTATGATACTTGCCTTTGATGGCAAAGTTGCAAAGGGCAATATCCCCAAAGTCGGCCAGACAGTACGTTTCGTACCTGAATACTGCATGATGCAGAAAGTTCACTCCGGCATGGTTGTTGGAGTTGAAGGAAAGAACGTGCGTATTGAAGCTATTGATCTTAAAGTATGGTAA